A window of Pseudocalidococcus azoricus BACA0444 contains these coding sequences:
- the sir gene encoding sulfite reductase, ferredoxin dependent, whose product MAPSPATDLKPYKPSKVETLKERSNHLREPVARELLQDTTHFSEDGIQILKFHGSYQQDNRDNRVKGQEKDYSFMLRTRSPAGYIPPQLYLTLDRLADEYGNSTIRATTRQGFQLHGILKRNLKATIAAIVKNMGSTLGACGDVNRNVMAPPAPFTNRPEYQLAYDYAHRIADLLTPQTGAYYEIWLDGEKVISAEEAPEVKAARQRNGNGTLIHDDEEPIYGTQYMPRKFKVAMTVPGDNSIDLFSQDLTLVVIADDRGKLKGFNIYAGGGLGRTHNKEETFARAADPIGYVDGADVYDLVKAIVATQRDYGDRQTRRHARLKYLIHDWGVAKFKAKVEEYFGKPLQPFRELPPFQYEDFLGWQEQGDGRYFYGLSIANGRIWDRQEFRLKTALQKIIAHYNLPMRVTPHQNVILCDIEPQDRGAIQALLDDHGIPRLEAIDPLQRYAMACPALPTCGLAITESERAIPSVLARIRTVMDRVGLKQEHFVIRMTGCPNGCARPYLAELGFVGITPETYQLWLAGCPNQTRLAETFIEKLPIAELEATLEPLLVFYQKSRLTQPGLESFGDFCHRVGFAALREFISTYQPLSQAKGRRYRVDVRDDQYQHLKDLAHQENKSIAAITREAIAAYLRHHA is encoded by the coding sequence ATGGCTCCATCTCCTGCAACTGACCTTAAGCCCTACAAACCCTCTAAAGTTGAAACCCTCAAGGAACGGAGCAATCACCTCCGCGAGCCTGTGGCCAGGGAACTACTTCAGGATACGACCCACTTTAGTGAAGACGGGATCCAAATCCTCAAATTTCATGGCTCCTATCAACAGGACAATCGCGACAACCGGGTGAAGGGCCAGGAAAAAGACTATTCCTTTATGCTGCGAACCCGGAGCCCAGCCGGCTATATCCCTCCCCAGCTCTATCTAACCCTGGATCGACTAGCGGATGAATATGGCAATAGCACGATTCGGGCCACCACCCGCCAGGGCTTTCAACTCCACGGGATTCTGAAACGCAACTTAAAAGCCACCATTGCTGCCATTGTCAAAAATATGGGGTCAACCCTGGGGGCCTGTGGTGATGTGAATCGGAATGTGATGGCCCCGCCCGCCCCTTTTACGAATCGTCCCGAGTACCAACTGGCTTACGACTATGCCCATCGAATTGCTGATTTACTCACCCCACAAACAGGAGCCTATTACGAAATTTGGTTGGATGGGGAAAAGGTCATCTCCGCCGAAGAAGCCCCAGAAGTGAAAGCAGCCCGGCAGAGAAATGGCAACGGCACTTTAATTCATGACGATGAAGAGCCGATCTATGGCACTCAATATATGCCCCGGAAGTTTAAGGTGGCGATGACCGTGCCAGGGGATAACTCCATTGATCTGTTTTCCCAAGACTTGACGCTGGTGGTGATCGCCGATGATCGGGGCAAGCTCAAGGGCTTTAATATTTATGCCGGTGGGGGCCTGGGGCGCACCCATAACAAGGAAGAAACCTTCGCTCGGGCTGCTGATCCCATTGGCTATGTGGATGGAGCCGATGTGTATGATCTGGTCAAAGCAATTGTCGCCACCCAACGGGATTATGGGGATCGCCAAACCCGCCGACACGCCAGACTGAAGTACTTAATTCACGATTGGGGAGTGGCTAAGTTCAAGGCCAAGGTGGAGGAGTATTTTGGGAAACCCCTGCAACCCTTCCGTGAACTACCACCGTTTCAGTATGAGGACTTTTTAGGCTGGCAGGAACAGGGAGATGGACGGTATTTCTATGGGCTGTCCATTGCCAATGGCCGGATTTGGGATCGTCAGGAGTTTCGCTTAAAAACGGCGTTGCAGAAAATCATTGCCCACTATAACTTGCCGATGCGGGTGACTCCCCACCAAAATGTGATTCTCTGTGACATTGAGCCGCAAGATCGGGGAGCGATCCAGGCCCTGCTTGATGATCATGGGATTCCTCGCTTAGAAGCCATTGATCCCCTCCAACGCTATGCCATGGCCTGCCCTGCCTTACCCACCTGTGGTTTGGCAATTACAGAATCGGAGCGGGCTATTCCCAGTGTTTTGGCCCGAATTCGGACAGTCATGGATCGGGTGGGGCTTAAACAGGAGCATTTTGTGATTCGGATGACGGGTTGTCCCAATGGTTGCGCCCGGCCCTATTTAGCGGAATTGGGATTTGTGGGCATTACCCCAGAAACCTACCAACTCTGGTTAGCGGGCTGCCCGAATCAAACCCGATTAGCTGAAACTTTTATTGAAAAGTTACCAATTGCTGAACTGGAAGCCACCTTAGAACCCTTATTGGTGTTTTATCAGAAGTCACGCTTAACCCAGCCTGGCCTGGAGAGTTTTGGCGATTTCTGCCATCGAGTCGGATTTGCAGCGTTACGGGAGTTTATCAGTACCTATCAACCTCTATCCCAGGCCAAGGGGCGGCGGTATCGGGTGGATGTGCGAGACGACCAATATCAACACCTTAAGGATTTAGCCCATCAGGAAAATAAATCTATTGCAGCCATTACCCGGGAGGCGATTGCGGCCTATTTGCGTCATCACGCCTAG
- a CDS encoding YqiA/YcfP family alpha/beta fold hydrolase: MPTYIYLHGFASGPKSAKAVFFQRKFETLGIPLLVPDLNEPDFSQLSLTRNIAAVDRLFPPLPQPVVLIGSSFGGLTAAWVAQERLQVKQLILLAPAFEFAQAWLPRLGDQFFQWQTQGYLEVEHYAYGQSRPLNYGFVEDLQAYDEGQLTRPVPTLIFHGEADEVIPVSASQRYGQSRAWVELQVLREDHGLTENCEDIWQTLQIKNILGRP; the protein is encoded by the coding sequence GTGCCAACTTACATCTATCTACATGGCTTTGCCTCAGGCCCGAAGTCTGCCAAGGCGGTGTTTTTCCAAAGAAAGTTTGAGACTCTGGGGATACCGCTCCTGGTTCCGGACTTAAACGAGCCAGATTTTAGCCAGTTAAGTTTGACTCGCAATATTGCCGCAGTTGACAGGCTCTTTCCTCCTTTGCCCCAACCAGTGGTGTTAATCGGCTCCAGTTTTGGTGGTCTCACCGCGGCCTGGGTAGCCCAAGAACGGTTGCAGGTCAAGCAGTTAATTTTATTAGCCCCGGCGTTTGAATTTGCCCAGGCCTGGTTGCCCCGTTTAGGGGATCAATTCTTCCAATGGCAAACCCAAGGCTATCTGGAGGTGGAGCATTACGCCTATGGTCAATCCCGGCCCCTGAACTATGGCTTTGTTGAGGATCTCCAGGCCTATGATGAAGGACAACTAACCCGCCCAGTCCCAACCCTCATTTTTCATGGAGAGGCGGATGAGGTGATTCCAGTTTCAGCAAGTCAACGCTATGGACAAAGTCGTGCCTGGGTTGAGTTACAGGTACTTAGGGAAGATCACGGCCTGACGGAGAACTGTGAGGATATTTGGCAGACGTTGCAGATTAAAAATATTCTAGGCCGGCCATAA
- the def gene encoding peptide deformylase, which produces MASLTTSPLQVAKTKLKNPPFELHFLGDKVLRQGSKRITQVNEDTRQLARKMLQTMYSSSGIGLAAPQVGINKQLIVVDINPDEAANPPLILINPVIKEVSQEVEVAEEGCLSIPGVYLDVKRPVMIEVAYKDELGRPQLLYATELLARAILHEIDHLTGVMFVDRVENAIKLQQELKEHGFSRQAVRPIKA; this is translated from the coding sequence ATGGCCAGCCTAACCACATCCCCACTCCAAGTTGCCAAGACCAAACTCAAAAATCCTCCCTTTGAACTCCATTTCTTAGGGGATAAGGTGTTGCGGCAAGGCTCCAAGCGGATTACTCAGGTTAATGAAGACACACGCCAATTGGCCCGGAAAATGCTCCAAACCATGTATAGCTCCTCCGGTATTGGCCTGGCTGCTCCGCAAGTGGGGATCAATAAGCAGTTAATTGTTGTGGATATCAACCCCGACGAGGCGGCCAACCCACCCTTAATTTTGATTAATCCGGTCATTAAAGAGGTCAGCCAAGAGGTAGAAGTTGCGGAGGAAGGCTGCTTGAGTATTCCGGGAGTTTATTTAGATGTTAAACGCCCCGTCATGATCGAAGTCGCTTACAAAGATGAACTGGGTCGGCCCCAATTGCTTTATGCCACAGAACTCTTGGCACGGGCCATTCTCCATGAAATTGATCACTTAACTGGGGTGATGTTTGTAGATCGGGTTGAAAATGCCATTAAGCTCCAGCAGGAACTCAAAGAACATGGATTTTCGCGCCAGGCCGTGCGTCCGATCAAAGCCTAG
- a CDS encoding glycosyltransferase: MASLSSVSPLLVPGSRPLSAGVFVCLEWHPQAGGHVKCWERYAQAATNFPELVDVTVYFLGQTEEVVTIAPNVRYHLLPPQFSTGQLKFLQQGAGDTDLWPSHTRLREFLPQHDVFQTTDTFSFAQAARRYCQKTNRPLLTCLNTDLPLFTQVYSRDIIGRFLGTEGLRGYLGRLLLEQWQLDQRLGEDARKKLKRFCQACDRILVSRQADYDWLTSFLPPARVSWFRLGLDRELFHPSRRNSTQFRQRFQIPPDVPVLLFVGRVDASKKVMVMAEAARVLLDQGYDLHVFVAGAGGQMAEVKALLGDKVTLPGVLAQETLAQVYASSDIFVFPSESETGPNVVVEARAAGLPVVISGFDNGARFIQQPDEDGLIVDSRDAQAWAAAILPLLIQPERRQQIGDKAHQITAATYLTWAETFEQDVLGAWYQLAGRKATT, encoded by the coding sequence ATGGCGAGTCTTTCCTCAGTTTCTCCGCTTCTTGTCCCTGGCTCCAGGCCCCTCTCTGCGGGGGTTTTTGTTTGTTTAGAATGGCATCCCCAGGCCGGTGGTCATGTCAAATGTTGGGAACGCTATGCCCAGGCCGCGACGAATTTTCCTGAGCTAGTGGATGTGACGGTCTATTTCCTGGGTCAAACAGAAGAAGTTGTCACAATTGCCCCAAATGTCCGCTATCACCTCTTGCCCCCCCAATTCAGCACCGGCCAACTCAAGTTTCTCCAACAGGGAGCCGGGGATACGGATCTCTGGCCCAGTCACACCCGCCTAAGGGAATTTTTGCCCCAACATGATGTTTTTCAAACCACAGACACCTTTAGCTTTGCCCAGGCCGCCCGCCGCTATTGCCAAAAAACAAATCGCCCCCTACTGACCTGTTTGAATACGGATTTACCCCTGTTTACCCAAGTCTATTCCCGCGACATTATTGGTCGTTTCTTGGGGACGGAGGGGTTACGGGGCTATCTGGGCAGGTTGTTGTTGGAGCAGTGGCAGTTGGATCAACGCTTGGGAGAAGATGCCCGTAAAAAGTTAAAACGCTTTTGTCAGGCCTGTGACCGGATTTTAGTCTCTCGCCAAGCAGATTATGATTGGTTGACTAGTTTCTTACCCCCAGCGCGGGTGAGTTGGTTTCGTTTGGGGTTAGATCGGGAGTTATTTCATCCCAGTCGGCGCAATTCAACCCAATTTCGGCAACGGTTTCAGATTCCCCCGGATGTCCCAGTGTTGCTCTTTGTCGGCCGGGTAGATGCCAGTAAAAAGGTCATGGTGATGGCTGAGGCGGCGCGGGTACTCCTAGATCAGGGTTATGATTTGCACGTTTTTGTGGCGGGGGCGGGGGGGCAAATGGCTGAGGTGAAAGCATTACTGGGAGACAAGGTAACTTTACCAGGAGTCTTAGCCCAAGAAACCCTGGCCCAGGTCTATGCCAGCAGTGATATTTTTGTCTTTCCCTCGGAATCGGAGACGGGGCCAAATGTAGTTGTGGAAGCCCGGGCGGCCGGATTACCCGTGGTCATTTCGGGGTTTGACAATGGGGCCCGGTTTATTCAACAACCCGATGAAGATGGCCTGATTGTGGATAGTCGGGATGCCCAGGCCTGGGCCGCAGCTATTTTACCCCTCTTGATTCAGCCAGAACGCCGACAGCAGATTGGGGACAAAGCCCATCAAATTACAGCCGCCACCTATTTAACTTGGGCTGAGACCTTTGAACAAGATGTCCTCGGGGCCTGGTATCAACTAGCGGGGCGGAAAGCAACCACCTAG
- the efp gene encoding elongation factor P encodes MISSNDFRPGVSIELDGSVWRVVEFLHVKPGKGSAFVRTKLKNVQSGNVVERTFRAGETVPQANIEKSTMQHTYKDGDDFVFMDMESYEEASLSAAQIGDRVKYLKEGMEVNVVRWGAQVLEVELPNSVVLEVVQTDPGVKGDTATGGTKPAIVETGAQVMVPLFISIGERIKIDTRSDAYLGRE; translated from the coding sequence ATGATTTCCAGTAACGATTTTCGCCCCGGTGTCAGCATTGAATTAGATGGTTCGGTTTGGCGGGTGGTTGAGTTTTTACACGTTAAACCGGGTAAGGGGTCTGCCTTTGTCCGCACCAAGCTCAAAAATGTCCAATCTGGGAATGTGGTCGAGCGGACGTTCCGGGCTGGTGAAACAGTTCCCCAGGCCAACATTGAAAAAAGCACCATGCAACACACCTATAAAGATGGGGATGACTTTGTCTTTATGGACATGGAAAGCTATGAAGAAGCCAGCCTCAGTGCCGCTCAGATTGGGGATCGAGTCAAATACCTGAAGGAGGGCATGGAGGTGAATGTGGTCCGGTGGGGAGCCCAAGTTCTAGAAGTCGAATTACCCAATTCTGTCGTCTTAGAAGTTGTCCAAACGGATCCAGGCGTAAAGGGAGACACCGCCACCGGGGGGACAAAGCCGGCCATTGTTGAAACCGGGGCCCAAGTGATGGTGCCATTATTCATCTCCATTGGCGAACGAATCAAGATTGATACCCGCAGTGATGCCTACTTAGGCCGGGAGTAA